The sequence below is a genomic window from Thioclava nitratireducens.
GCGCGATAGACCTGCACCCAGTCGCCGACGCGGATATCCTTGCCGCCGCGAATTTCCGCGCCCTTGGAATCGCGCCCGGCGATGTAATCCTCGTTATGCAGCGTCGCGTTCGAGACGACCACGCCGCCCACCGTCACCGGCGTCAGCCGCGCGACCGGCGAGAGCGCGCCGGTGCGACCGACCTGAATGTCGATCCCTTCGAGCTGCGTCCAGGCAAGCTCGGCGGGGAATTTATGCGCGATCGCCCAACGCGGCGTGGTCGAGCGGAAGCCGAGGCGGCGCTGCAGCGCGAGGTCGTTTACCTTGTAGACGACGCCGTCGATATCGTAGCCGAGCGTGGCGCGCTTTGCCTCGATCTCGCGGTAATGGGCGAGCATGTCAGCAGGTCCGTCGCAAAGCTCGGTCAGCGGGTTGGTCTGGAAGCCGAGGGATTGCAGCCGCGCGATGGCCTCGATCTGGGTCTCGGCCAGCGGCGCGGAAAGCTCCCCCCAGGCATAAGCAAAGAACTTCAGAGGGCGCGACGCGGTCACTTTCGGGTCGAGTTGGCGCAAGGATCCAGCAGCGGCGTTGCGCGGATTGGCGAAACGCTTTTCGCCTGCGGCCTCGTTGCGGCTGTTGAGCGCCTCGAAATCGGCATGGCTCATATAGACTTCGCCGCGCACTTCCAGCACGTCGGGCGCATCCGCGATCGAGGTCGGAATGTCGTCGATGGTGCGTGCGTTCTCGGTCACGTTCTCACCGACCGCACCGTCGCCGCGCGTGGCGGCATGGATCAGCTTGCCCTTCTCGTAGCGGATCGAGAGCGACAGCCCGTCGATCTTCGGCTCGGCCGTGTAGTTCAGCTTTGCGTCGGATTTCAGACCGAGGAAGCTGCGGACGCTTTCGTCGAACTCGGTCACCTCCTCGTCAGAAAAGGCATTGGCGAGGCTCATCATGCGGATCGCATGGGTGATCTTGCCGAAGCCTTCCGCGAGTTGGCCGCCAACCTGTTCGGTGGGCGATTGCTCGGATTTCAACGCGGGAAATTTCGCCTCGATCGCTGCGAGGCGTTGCTTGAGCGCGTCATATTCCGCATCCGAAATCTCGGGCGCATCATGAGTATGATAGGCGGTATTGGCCGCCTCGATCTTGGCGATCAGGCTGGGCATTTCTGCGCGGGCCTCGGCCTCGCTCAGCGCGTCGATCTCGGTGCGGCTTGGCTCGGACATGGAAAACCCCCTCGTGCTGACCTTGGTTTAGGCAAGCGCCGAGGGGGCGTAAAGAGCCGTGACGACGGAGATCGCCGGCTTTGTGAAGTCAGGCGCCCATGGCGATGCGCCGCTCCAACTCCGAAGGGTCGGGATCGCGCAGCACGTAGCCACGGCCCCAGACGGTTTCGATGTAATTCTCGCCCTCGGTGGCATCGGCGAGTTTCTTGCGCAGCTTGCAGATGAAAACGTCGATGATCTTCAATTCGGGCTCGTCCATGCCGCCGTAGAGATGGTTGAGGAACATTTCCTTGGTCAGGGTCGTGCCTTTGCGCAGGCTCAGGAGTTCGAGCATCTGGTATTCCTTGCCGGTCAGATGCACCGGCTTGCCATCGACCTCGACCGTCTTCGCATCGAGATTGACCGAGATCTTGCCGGTGCGGATGATCGATTGCGCATGGCCCTTGGACCGGCGGATGATCGCGTGAATGCGCGCCACCAGTTCCTCGCGGTGAAAGGGCTTCGTCATGTAGTCATCGGCGCCGAAGCCGAATCCCTTGATCTTGTTTTCGGTATCGTCGGCCCCGGTGAGGATCAGAATCGGCGTGTCGATCTTCGACAGGCGCAGCTGGCGCAACACCTCGTGCCCGTTCATGTCGGGCAGATTGAGGTCAAGCAGGATCAGGTCGTAATCGTAGAGCTTCGCGAGATCGATGCCTTCTTCACCCAGATCGGTGCAATAGACGTTGAGATTCGCATGGGTCAGCATCAATTCGATACTGCGCGAGGTCGTCGGGTCGTCTTCCACCAATAAAATACGCATTCTGGGTTCTCCGCATTAATCCCTCGATCAGGTCGAGACTTACATCAAATGGTTAACACCGGGTTACCTTCTCACGTTTCCGCGAGGGTGCAACCTAAAGCTGTTTGAGCTTCTGGATCGCGGTCACCTTAAGCCCTTGAATCCCGTGCCTTTCGATCGCTTCGATCCAGAGGTCGAGCTCCTCGTCGGAGAGCCCGTAGCGCTCCAGCACCTCATCGCGCGAGATCAGATCATGCGCGACCGCCTGCACGATTACGGCTTTTCGGCTGGCCACCCATCTTCGGGTTTTCGGAGAAGGCAGATCGGCACGGGTCAGGATCGTGCCGTCGGCGAGGGTCACCGCGCGCGGGCCGTCGACTTTCTTGAGATACATGGGCTCACCCCTTCAAGCTCTTCACGCCGGCCACATTGGTGCGCACGCCGTTAACACTGCGTGAAACGCGGGGTTGAGAGTGGGTCGCATTTTCCTATATTGCTGCACGTCTCGTTAAAGGACGCTTCATCATGCCCAAGGATCTGCCGCTCAATTCGCTCGGTTTCGCCAAACCGCCCGCGGACACCCGCGTCGTCGTCGCCATGTCGGGCGGCGTCGATAGCTCGGTCGTGGCCGCGAAACTCGCCGAGGAAGGCTATGACGTGGTGGGCGTGACGCTGCAGCTTTACGACCACGGCGCGGCGCTGGCCAAGAAAGGCGCGTGCTGCGCGGGGCAGGATATCCACGATGCCCGCCGCGTCGCCGAGGAGATGGGCTTCCCGCATTACGTGCTCGATTACGAGAACACGTTCCGCGAGGCGGTGATCGACGAATTCGCCGACGCCTATCTGGGTGGCGCGACGCCGGTGCCCTGCATCCGCTGCAACGAGCGCGTGAAGTTCAAGGATCTGCTGGAGACGGCGAAGGATCTCGATGCCGATTGCATGGCGACGGGCCATTACATCCAGCGCAAGGACGGCGCGGCCGGGCCCGAGTTGCATTGCGCAGCCGATCCGAACCGCGATCAGAGCTATTTCCTGTTCTCGACCACGCCGGAGCAGCTCGATTACCTGCGCTTCCCGCTGGGCCACCTGCCCTCGAAGGATGCGACGCGGGAACTGGCGGCGAAATACGGGCTGGCGGTGGCCGACAAACCCGACAGTCAGGATATCTGCTTCGTGCCGAACGGGAACTACGCAAGCGTCATCGAGAAGCTGCGCCCCGGCGCCGCCGATCCCGGCGATATCGTCGACATGGAGGGCAACGTGCTCGGCCAGCATCGCGGCGTGATCCATTACACGATCGGTCAGCGGCGCGGGCTCGGCATCGGCGGACTGGAAGATCCGCTTTACGTTGTGAAGCTCGACCCCGAGACGCGCCATGTCGTCGTCGGCCCGAAAGAGGCGCTGTCGACCCGCATCATCCCCGTGCGCGAGATCAACTGGCTAGGCGACGAGCCCTTCACCTCGCGCGAGGAATGGCACCTGAAGGTCAAGGTCCGCTCGACCCGCCCGCCGCGCGAGGCGATCATCCGCCCCGTCTCGGAGACCGAGGCCGAGGTCGAACTGGTCGTGCCAGAGGAAGGCGTCAGCCCCGGACAGGCCTGCGTGTTCTACGCGCCCGAGGACAGCCGCATCTTCGGCGGCGGCTGGATCTACAAGAAGTAAGCCCGCAGACTGGCCGCAAACGGCACTGCGCGCGGCGAGCCCCTCCGGCTTGCCGCGCCAACGCGTTTTCGGATCGCTCAGACCGGCACGTCGCCGAGGCTCACCCCGTGCTTGCCGACCCGAGTCGTCACTTTTTTCCGACCGCCTTGGCGAGCGCTTCGCCCTCTTCGGTGGCAGAGCGCACCGCGCGTTCCGCGATCCCCGTCATCGAGGTGGCGAGCTTCGTCATCTCGGCGGTGTAATCGCTGGCCGTACGCTGCCAGAACTCACCCCAGAGCGTCATCGCGCGCATCGGATCGGCAGTTTCCGACAGCTGGTTGACCATTTCCTGATCACGCTCGAACCGGGCTTTCAAGAATTCGAGCAGTTCGATGTTCTGCGCGATCATCGATTCCATCATTTTGAGCTGCGGTGCCATCACCGAGCTTACCGAACCCATATCCGGCACCGGCATGCAGCCGGCCATGTTCATGCCGGGTGGGGATTTCTTCTCTGCCATGTAAGCCTCCCTTGTGACTGGATAGCGCAACCCTAACATGGGCGCGCCGAAGATCGTTTGATTTGGAACAATCGTCGCGCGAAAAGCTTGCCCTAGGGCGATTGCCGAAAATTTGGGCCGGGCGCGCGCCCTCGCGTATGCATTTCGAGCGTTACCGTAAGTGAAAGACCGATGGCCGAGCCGCTTCTGATCCCGCGCCCCGAGGGGCTCTATTGCCCGAGCGGCAATTTCTACATCGACCCGAGTCGTCCCGTGGCGCGTGCGCTGATCACGCATGGCCACGCCGATCACGCGCGCGCAGGCCACGGGCATGTGCTGGCCACGCGCCAGACGCTGGAGATCATGGCGATCCGCTATGGCGGAGATTTCGCAGGACAGCGGCAGGCTTACGAGGGGCCGCTCTCGGTGGGGGGCGTGGATGTCAGCTTTCATCCGGCGGGGCATGTGCTCGGCTCGGCGCAGATCGCGATCACGCATCGCGGCCAGCGGATCGTGGCCTCGGGCGATTACGCGCGCGTCGCGAACCCGTCCTGCGCGCCTTTCGAGCCGGTGCCCTGCGACACGTTCATCACCGAGGCCACCTTCGCGCTGCCGGTCTTCAAGCATCCCGATCCTGCCGAAGAGATGGCGAAGCTGATGGCCTCGATGCGCGCAGCCCCCGAGCGACCGCATCTGGTGGGCGCCTATGCGCTGGGCAAGGCGCAGCGCGTCATCATGCTCGCGCGCGAGGCGGGCTATGACGCGCCGATCTACATCCACGGCGCGCTGCAGCGGCTCTGCGACTACCACCTGGAGCAGGGCATCCCCTTGGGCGATCTGCGCCCCGCCACGATGGACAAGGCAGAGGCGCGGGAGCTGCGCGAGGCGCTGGTGATCGCGCCGCCCTCGGCCTTTTCCTCACCTTGGGTACAGCGCTTCGCCGACCCGGTGATCTCTTTCGCCTCGGGCTGGATGCAAATCCGCGCCCGCGCCCGCCAGCGCGGGGTCGAGCTGCCGCTGGTGATCTCGGACCATATCGACTGGGTGGACCTCACGCGCACGGTGCGCGAGATCGACCCGTCCGAGCTGTGGATCACCCATGGCCGCGAGGAGGCGCTGATGCGCTGGGCGGAACTGGAGGGGCGCGTGGCCCGGCCGCTCCATCTTGTGGGCTACGAAGAGGAGCCGGAATGAAAGCCTTCGCAGTCCTTCTCGAACGTCTCGCCTTCACGCCCGGGCGCAACGCCAAGATCGACGCGCTGGCCGATTACCTGCGCCACGCGCCCGACCCCGAGCGCGGCTATGCGCTTGCGGCGCTCACCGGAGAACTGGAACTGGGCCGCGCGCAACCTGCGGTGCTGCGCGCGATGGTGGGCGAACGGGTCGATCCCGAGCTGTTCGCGCTGTCCTATGACTACGTAGGCGATCTGGCGGAGACGATCGCACTCATCTGGCCGCAGGAAAACA
It includes:
- the ligA gene encoding NAD-dependent DNA ligase LigA, with protein sequence MSEPSRTEIDALSEAEARAEMPSLIAKIEAANTAYHTHDAPEISDAEYDALKQRLAAIEAKFPALKSEQSPTEQVGGQLAEGFGKITHAIRMMSLANAFSDEEVTEFDESVRSFLGLKSDAKLNYTAEPKIDGLSLSIRYEKGKLIHAATRGDGAVGENVTENARTIDDIPTSIADAPDVLEVRGEVYMSHADFEALNSRNEAAGEKRFANPRNAAAGSLRQLDPKVTASRPLKFFAYAWGELSAPLAETQIEAIARLQSLGFQTNPLTELCDGPADMLAHYREIEAKRATLGYDIDGVVYKVNDLALQRRLGFRSTTPRWAIAHKFPAELAWTQLEGIDIQVGRTGALSPVARLTPVTVGGVVVSNATLHNEDYIAGRDSKGAEIRGGKDIRVGDWVQVYRAGDVIPKIADVDLARRPEDAVPYDFPTHCPRCGSEAIREEGDAVRRCTGGLICPAQAVEKLKHFVSRAAFDIEGLGAKQVEQFYEDGWIKEPADIFTLEERYGQGIQQLKNREGWGEKSARNLFAAIAEKRRIPLQRLIFALGIRHVGETSAGMLATHYGTWDAFETAMTQADCGQGPEWDDLISIDGVGETLATSVVTTFQQEAERASIDRLTAHLSVEEAEKPKSDSPVSGLTVVFTGTLEKMTRAEAKARAEALGAKVSGSVSAKTDLLVAGPGAGSKAKKAAELNIRVIDEDEWIALAGGA
- the ctrA gene encoding response regulator transcription factor CtrA, which gives rise to MRILLVEDDPTTSRSIELMLTHANLNVYCTDLGEEGIDLAKLYDYDLILLDLNLPDMNGHEVLRQLRLSKIDTPILILTGADDTENKIKGFGFGADDYMTKPFHREELVARIHAIIRRSKGHAQSIIRTGKISVNLDAKTVEVDGKPVHLTGKEYQMLELLSLRKGTTLTKEMFLNHLYGGMDEPELKIIDVFICKLRKKLADATEGENYIETVWGRGYVLRDPDPSELERRIAMGA
- a CDS encoding DUF1153 domain-containing protein, which translates into the protein MYLKKVDGPRAVTLADGTILTRADLPSPKTRRWVASRKAVIVQAVAHDLISRDEVLERYGLSDEELDLWIEAIERHGIQGLKVTAIQKLKQL
- the mnmA gene encoding tRNA 2-thiouridine(34) synthase MnmA; this translates as MPKDLPLNSLGFAKPPADTRVVVAMSGGVDSSVVAAKLAEEGYDVVGVTLQLYDHGAALAKKGACCAGQDIHDARRVAEEMGFPHYVLDYENTFREAVIDEFADAYLGGATPVPCIRCNERVKFKDLLETAKDLDADCMATGHYIQRKDGAAGPELHCAADPNRDQSYFLFSTTPEQLDYLRFPLGHLPSKDATRELAAKYGLAVADKPDSQDICFVPNGNYASVIEKLRPGAADPGDIVDMEGNVLGQHRGVIHYTIGQRRGLGIGGLEDPLYVVKLDPETRHVVVGPKEALSTRIIPVREINWLGDEPFTSREEWHLKVKVRSTRPPREAIIRPVSETEAEVELVVPEEGVSPGQACVFYAPEDSRIFGGGWIYKK
- a CDS encoding phasin family protein, yielding MAEKKSPPGMNMAGCMPVPDMGSVSSVMAPQLKMMESMIAQNIELLEFLKARFERDQEMVNQLSETADPMRAMTLWGEFWQRTASDYTAEMTKLATSMTGIAERAVRSATEEGEALAKAVGKK
- a CDS encoding ligase-associated DNA damage response exonuclease, with translation MAEPLLIPRPEGLYCPSGNFYIDPSRPVARALITHGHADHARAGHGHVLATRQTLEIMAIRYGGDFAGQRQAYEGPLSVGGVDVSFHPAGHVLGSAQIAITHRGQRIVASGDYARVANPSCAPFEPVPCDTFITEATFALPVFKHPDPAEEMAKLMASMRAAPERPHLVGAYALGKAQRVIMLAREAGYDAPIYIHGALQRLCDYHLEQGIPLGDLRPATMDKAEARELREALVIAPPSAFSSPWVQRFADPVISFASGWMQIRARARQRGVELPLVISDHIDWVDLTRTVREIDPSELWITHGREEALMRWAELEGRVARPLHLVGYEEEPE